Proteins encoded by one window of Bacteroidales bacterium:
- a CDS encoding deaminase, protein MIIIGITGTLGSGKGTIVDYLIREKNFKHFSVRKFLTQEIQKRGLPLNRDSMVIVANKLRQTHHPAYIIEQLFNMAVKNNQNAVIESIRTPAEIDFLKSKGGFFLLAIDADPKIRYQRILQRGSETDQVDFKTFIENENREIENVEPFQQNILKCMEAADFFLDNNGTFQQLYDQIEYVLEEIEKRMKAQKTGIPYQRPSWDEYFMEIANTVAKRATCDRGRSGCVVVKDKRILVTGYVGSPVGLPHCDEVGHLFKKMIHEDGHISTHCVRTVHAEQNAITQAARFGIPLEGSTMYVKMTPCRTCAMLIINSGIKRVVCEYRYHDSKDTETMFKQAGIELFYFNDEILRYENQ, encoded by the coding sequence ATGATTATCATAGGCATCACAGGAACATTGGGGTCTGGCAAAGGGACGATTGTAGATTATTTAATCCGCGAGAAAAATTTTAAGCATTTTTCTGTACGAAAATTTTTAACTCAAGAAATTCAAAAGAGGGGTCTTCCTCTCAACCGAGATAGTATGGTGATAGTCGCTAACAAGCTTCGTCAAACCCACCATCCCGCTTATATCATTGAACAGCTCTTTAATATGGCTGTCAAGAATAACCAAAATGCTGTTATAGAAAGCATTCGGACTCCTGCAGAGATTGATTTTCTCAAAAGCAAAGGGGGTTTTTTTCTACTTGCCATTGATGCCGACCCTAAAATCAGGTATCAACGCATCTTGCAACGTGGTAGTGAAACCGATCAAGTTGATTTTAAAACTTTCATTGAAAATGAAAATCGTGAAATAGAAAACGTTGAACCTTTTCAGCAAAACATCCTTAAATGCATGGAAGCAGCCGACTTTTTCCTGGACAACAATGGGACTTTTCAACAACTCTACGATCAAATTGAATATGTTTTAGAGGAAATCGAAAAAAGAATGAAGGCTCAAAAAACTGGTATTCCCTATCAGCGCCCGAGTTGGGATGAATACTTTATGGAAATAGCCAATACTGTTGCTAAGCGTGCTACCTGTGATAGAGGACGCAGCGGCTGTGTTGTAGTTAAAGACAAAAGAATTCTTGTGACAGGTTACGTGGGTTCACCAGTCGGCTTACCTCACTGTGACGAAGTAGGACATTTATTTAAAAAAATGATTCATGAAGATGGTCATATCTCTACTCATTGCGTTCGTACGGTTCATGCTGAGCAAAATGCTATAACTCAGGCTGCTCGATTCGGAATACCATTGGAAGGTTCCACGATGTATGTTAAAATGACACCGTGTCGCACTTGCGCCATGCTTATCATCAATAGTGGAATCAAAAGGGTTGTATGTGAATATCGTTACCACGATAGCAAAGATACCGAAACAATGTTTAAACAAGCTGGAATTGAATTGTTCTATTTTAACGATGAAATATTAAGATACGAAAACCAATAA
- a CDS encoding 2-oxoacid:acceptor oxidoreductase subunit alpha produces the protein MNEKTPTLIQDIVVKFVGDSGDGMQLLGTIFSEAISLAGEDLATFPDFPAEVRAPRNTIAGVSGYQIHFGQRKIFSPGDQVDILVCFNPASLKANLKVAKPGATIIVDETTFVEELLEKVGYTSNPLYDGSLNNYHVLHYPISGMAIQIAIEKGYDKKTGERSKNIFVLGMIANMFSLPKQQLIELLRKKFGKKQEVFELNKEIFEAGYDFVSNTEDIPSFSIPKTNLAPGKYRNITGNQATAWGLMAAAEKAKLQLFLGSYPITPATEILMELSLHRELGVKTFQAEDEIAGITSAIGASFAGALGVTTTSGPGLSLKSEAMGLAVMAELPLVIVDVQRAGPSTGMPTKSEQADLLQALYGRNGEAPLMVIAASSPADCFYAAFEAARFALEHMTPVILLTDGYIGFGSEVFKIPKMQDLPDIHPPYAIPNTTYYPYERDPETLVRKWAIPGMEGLRHRIGGLEKTDIYGEVSTDPLNHEKMVIYREEKIKRIVKRLPTQQLYGDADGDLLVISWGGTFGQVRQAIEELLKDGIAVAHAHFRYIHPLPPGTQEILSLFKDKKIVVAELNRGQFARYLQAMFENVSLLRYNKVQGQPFTVSELVQYFKSVLN, from the coding sequence ATGAATGAGAAAACGCCCACATTGATTCAAGACATTGTGGTGAAATTTGTTGGGGACAGTGGTGATGGAATGCAATTGCTTGGTACTATATTTTCTGAAGCTATTAGTTTAGCTGGAGAAGATTTGGCAACCTTTCCAGATTTTCCTGCTGAAGTTCGTGCTCCACGAAACACCATAGCTGGCGTCTCCGGTTATCAAATTCATTTTGGTCAGAGAAAAATATTTTCTCCCGGTGATCAAGTTGACATTCTTGTTTGTTTTAACCCTGCTTCGCTCAAAGCTAATTTAAAAGTTGCAAAACCTGGTGCTACTATCATTGTTGATGAAACAACCTTTGTTGAGGAACTTCTTGAAAAAGTTGGATATACATCTAATCCCCTATACGATGGTTCCTTAAACAATTACCATGTTTTACACTATCCCATTTCAGGAATGGCTATACAAATTGCCATTGAAAAAGGTTACGATAAAAAAACTGGTGAAAGATCCAAAAACATTTTTGTGCTTGGCATGATTGCCAATATGTTTTCTCTTCCAAAACAACAATTGATTGAGCTTTTAAGAAAAAAATTTGGTAAAAAACAAGAAGTATTTGAACTTAATAAAGAGATTTTCGAAGCAGGCTATGATTTTGTCAGTAATACGGAGGACATTCCTTCGTTTTCAATACCCAAAACAAATCTTGCACCTGGTAAGTACAGAAATATTACTGGAAATCAAGCTACTGCATGGGGACTTATGGCTGCAGCAGAAAAAGCTAAATTGCAATTATTCCTTGGTTCTTACCCCATTACTCCCGCTACTGAAATACTCATGGAGCTTTCTTTACACAGGGAACTTGGCGTAAAAACTTTTCAAGCCGAAGACGAAATTGCAGGAATCACATCAGCCATTGGTGCTAGTTTTGCTGGTGCTCTTGGTGTAACAACAACGAGTGGACCTGGATTATCTCTTAAATCCGAAGCCATGGGACTTGCCGTAATGGCCGAACTTCCTCTTGTTATTGTTGACGTACAAAGAGCTGGTCCCTCAACAGGAATGCCCACTAAAAGCGAGCAAGCGGATTTGCTTCAAGCACTATATGGCAGAAATGGTGAAGCTCCTCTCATGGTTATAGCTGCATCTTCTCCTGCTGATTGTTTCTATGCTGCTTTTGAAGCAGCTCGATTTGCTCTCGAACACATGACTCCCGTTATCTTGTTAACCGATGGTTACATTGGGTTTGGCAGTGAAGTCTTCAAAATTCCTAAGATGCAAGATCTCCCTGACATCCACCCGCCTTATGCAATTCCTAATACTACCTATTATCCTTATGAACGTGATCCTGAAACACTTGTTAGAAAATGGGCAATCCCAGGAATGGAAGGGCTCAGGCATCGTATTGGTGGACTCGAAAAAACCGACATCTATGGAGAAGTATCGACCGATCCATTAAACCACGAAAAAATGGTGATATACCGCGAAGAAAAAATTAAACGAATTGTCAAACGCTTGCCAACCCAACAACTCTATGGCGATGCTGATGGAGACCTTCTTGTCATCAGTTGGGGGGGCACCTTCGGTCAAGTCAGACAAGCAATAGAAGAACTTCTAAAAGATGGTATAGCTGTAGCACACGCTCACTTCAGATACATTCATCCACTTCCACCAGGAACCCAAGAAATACTAAGCTTGTTTAAAGATAAAAAAATTGTTGTCGCTGAGCTCAACCGCGGTCAATTCGCGAGGTATTTACAAGCTATGTTTGAAAATGTAAGCTTATTGAGATATAATAAGGTACAAGGACAACCATTTACCGTATCAGAATTAGTTCAATATTTTAAAAGTGTTTTAAATTAA